A genomic segment from Microbacterium sp. SORGH_AS_0428 encodes:
- a CDS encoding DUF222 domain-containing protein, whose product MSDDAPLFEEDPDASFARDVERAPLEPEDAIDRVVEVSAMLSVFAAEQVWAISEMRADAHAEAKRAGRNDRGIVERSLRLELAQAIGATEAAADRLISHAVALVERYPETLTALSRAQITQRHAEALVDAVDRAEPWLREELAPLALELAMRLPIGVFRHAVRRLVDDARAATLSERQREALDTRRVAVDDDRDGMAWLTVYLPAVEARAIFDRLTRTAAALIAAEPAASEAAESSVGDEANPRRTLDQARADVAADLLIDGQVPQHGEQARGIRATVAVTVPALTLLGASEVPAVVDGVGPIPLAKARELCGAADGWMRVLTHPETGLVLSVGRTQYRPPASLRRLARWRSARCSAPGCMVPANRCEIDHTIAWEHGGSTTADNLTPLCKGHHTVKHHGGWKVRQFADASTEWTSPTGRIYTVVPERRTPAFVPDASPPGDPPF is encoded by the coding sequence ATGTCCGACGATGCGCCCCTCTTCGAAGAGGACCCCGACGCGTCGTTCGCGCGCGACGTCGAGAGGGCGCCGCTCGAGCCCGAAGACGCGATCGATCGCGTGGTCGAGGTCTCCGCGATGCTGTCCGTCTTCGCCGCCGAGCAGGTGTGGGCGATCTCCGAGATGCGCGCCGACGCGCACGCCGAGGCGAAGCGCGCGGGCCGGAACGATCGGGGCATCGTGGAGCGCTCGCTGCGCCTCGAGCTCGCGCAGGCGATCGGGGCCACCGAGGCTGCGGCAGACCGCCTGATCTCCCACGCTGTGGCGCTCGTCGAGCGGTACCCCGAGACCCTCACCGCGCTGAGCCGCGCGCAGATCACCCAGCGGCACGCCGAGGCTCTGGTCGACGCCGTCGATCGCGCCGAGCCGTGGCTGCGCGAAGAGCTGGCCCCGCTCGCGCTCGAGCTCGCCATGCGCCTCCCCATCGGTGTCTTCCGGCACGCCGTGCGCCGTCTCGTCGACGATGCCCGTGCCGCCACGCTGTCCGAGCGGCAGCGCGAGGCGCTCGACACGCGTCGCGTCGCGGTCGACGACGACCGCGACGGGATGGCGTGGCTCACGGTGTACCTGCCCGCCGTCGAGGCGAGGGCGATCTTCGACCGCCTCACCCGCACCGCCGCAGCCCTCATCGCCGCGGAGCCGGCCGCATCCGAGGCCGCCGAGAGCTCCGTGGGCGACGAGGCGAATCCGCGGCGCACGCTCGATCAGGCACGCGCCGATGTCGCGGCAGACCTCTTGATCGACGGCCAAGTGCCGCAGCACGGCGAGCAGGCGCGCGGCATCCGCGCGACAGTCGCGGTCACCGTACCTGCGCTCACCCTTCTCGGCGCGAGCGAGGTGCCGGCCGTCGTCGACGGCGTCGGCCCGATCCCCCTCGCGAAGGCTCGCGAGCTGTGCGGCGCGGCAGACGGATGGATGCGCGTGCTGACCCACCCCGAGACGGGCCTCGTCCTGTCGGTCGGGCGCACGCAGTACCGTCCGCCGGCGAGCCTGCGACGGCTCGCACGGTGGCGCAGCGCGCGGTGCAGCGCTCCGGGGTGCATGGTTCCGGCGAATCGGTGCGAGATCGACCACACCATCGCGTGGGAGCACGGGGGTTCGACCACCGCCGACAACCTCACCCCGCTCTGCAAGGGGCACCACACCGTCAAGCACCACGGCGGATGGAAGGTGCGGCAGTTCGCGGATGCGTCGACCGAATGGACGAGTCCGACGGGCCGCATCTACACCGTCGTGCCCGAGCGCCGCACGCCCGCCTTCGTTCCGGATGCCTCGCCGCCAGGCGACCCGCCGTTCTGA
- a CDS encoding NUDIX hydrolase: MDDHSEPRWTAIGRSVAYDGRVRLVEHTVLLPDGSQTSYEVDESVPFSVATLVVDGSDVLLSRQYRYAIDRWIYDLPGGGGQPDETPLAAAQRELEEELGIVPDDLRHLHTFFMNPGRAAWPTHLFISRAGFTWARPDASDPAEQVALARMPLVELDALISQGVIVDPPLVVARALAAATGHLPPLRAAGTR; encoded by the coding sequence ATGGACGATCACTCCGAACCCCGCTGGACAGCGATCGGTCGTTCCGTCGCCTACGACGGGCGGGTGAGGCTGGTTGAGCACACCGTCCTGCTTCCGGATGGTTCCCAGACCTCCTATGAAGTCGATGAGAGCGTGCCCTTCTCCGTCGCCACCCTCGTCGTCGACGGATCCGACGTTCTGCTCTCGCGTCAGTACCGCTACGCCATCGACCGCTGGATCTACGACCTTCCCGGCGGCGGCGGCCAGCCGGACGAGACCCCTCTCGCAGCGGCGCAGCGCGAGCTCGAAGAAGAGCTCGGCATCGTGCCCGACGACCTTCGGCACCTGCACACGTTCTTCATGAACCCCGGCCGCGCCGCCTGGCCGACTCACCTGTTCATCTCCAGAGCCGGGTTCACCTGGGCGCGCCCGGACGCGTCGGATCCCGCCGAGCAGGTAGCGCTGGCGCGGATGCCGCTCGTCGAGCTGGATGCACTGATCTCTCAGGGGGTCATCGTCGATCCGCCGCTCGTCGTCGCGCGGGCGCTCGCGGCGGCGACCGGTCATCTGCCCCCGCTGCGAGCCGCCGGAACGCGGTGA
- a CDS encoding FAD-dependent monooxygenase, with translation MQERLRIGIAGGSLGGLGVAALLTRAGHDVAVFERSASGLSGRGAGLVAQDELLSLLRAAGRPDAARGTVTSERIVLDRAGRIVSRDPTPQTQLSWDVLYETLRSTLPDAAYLTGTRVAGAGCSDGAAYLDLGPRGRREFDVVVGADGLHSAVRGFVAPEQKTNAYSGYVTWRGLLPETALPTEAAEVLLGRFVFFTGRGGHALGYLVPGPRGETEPGLRRYNWVWYRTLAAGALSEILAASGRRRDAASLAPGELPVGLRESLVDDAERLLPPPFADAVAAEPHPFLQAIYDYVPPRMTAGRVALLGDAAVVVRPHTAMGAAKAAADALALASLLDERKPTEALRAYDATRLPVGRWIADYGRRLAAALPL, from the coding sequence ATGCAGGAGCGACTGCGGATCGGCATCGCGGGCGGATCTCTCGGCGGACTCGGCGTCGCAGCGCTGCTCACTCGCGCCGGGCACGACGTCGCCGTCTTCGAACGTTCGGCGAGCGGCTTGTCGGGCCGCGGGGCCGGCCTTGTCGCCCAGGATGAACTCCTCTCGCTCCTGCGCGCGGCGGGACGCCCGGATGCGGCCCGCGGCACCGTGACCTCCGAGCGGATCGTCCTCGATCGCGCGGGGCGGATCGTCTCCCGCGACCCCACGCCGCAGACGCAGCTCTCGTGGGACGTGCTCTACGAGACCCTGCGCTCGACGCTCCCGGACGCGGCGTACCTCACGGGGACGCGCGTCGCGGGGGCGGGGTGTTCCGACGGCGCTGCGTACCTCGATCTCGGCCCGCGGGGTCGGCGCGAGTTCGATGTCGTGGTCGGAGCGGACGGTCTGCACTCGGCGGTGCGTGGATTCGTGGCGCCCGAGCAGAAGACGAACGCGTACAGCGGCTATGTCACGTGGCGAGGGCTCCTGCCCGAGACGGCGCTGCCGACGGAGGCCGCCGAGGTGCTGCTCGGACGGTTCGTCTTCTTCACGGGGCGCGGAGGGCACGCGCTCGGCTACCTCGTGCCCGGGCCGCGCGGCGAGACCGAGCCGGGCCTGCGGCGCTACAACTGGGTCTGGTACCGCACGCTTGCCGCCGGCGCGCTGAGCGAGATCCTCGCCGCATCCGGAAGGCGCCGCGACGCGGCCTCGCTCGCACCGGGCGAGCTCCCGGTCGGTCTACGCGAGAGCCTGGTGGATGACGCGGAGCGGCTGCTCCCGCCACCGTTCGCCGATGCGGTGGCTGCGGAGCCTCATCCCTTCCTGCAGGCCATCTACGACTACGTCCCGCCGCGGATGACCGCCGGCCGTGTCGCGCTGCTCGGCGATGCAGCCGTGGTCGTGCGCCCGCACACCGCGATGGGTGCGGCGAAGGCCGCGGCTGATGCGCTGGCCTTGGCGAGCCTGCTGGACGAACGGAAGCCCACTGAGGCGTTGCGTGCGTACGACGCAACGCGGCTCCCGGTAGGGCGATGGATCGCCGACTACGGGCGCAGGCTGGCAGCCGCCCTGCCGTTGTGA
- a CDS encoding carbohydrate ABC transporter permease, whose amino-acid sequence MIASRTERVLGYLLLSIAVIVTVLPLVSMFSAALQPADRNPTGLTWPSDPQWGNFATAFETGHVWQLMGSSMLIVLGVVPASLIAATLAGFALGSLQVRFGRGVLVFFILGLTIPFEALIIPLYYQAQSLGTVNTPWAVIFPLIGLYMPFGVFWMRAHFINVPRELSEAARVDGASLWREFRSIQLPLAMPALSALAILLFIWTWNQFLLPVVLIADPLQRTVAGALTFFQGQYSLSIPLLNAGALIIITPAVVLFLIFQRQFIRALVQGAVKG is encoded by the coding sequence GTGATCGCCAGCCGCACCGAGCGAGTGCTCGGCTACCTCCTGCTCAGCATCGCGGTGATCGTCACCGTGCTTCCGCTGGTCAGCATGTTCTCCGCCGCTCTGCAGCCCGCCGATCGCAACCCGACCGGCCTCACCTGGCCGAGCGACCCGCAGTGGGGCAATTTCGCCACGGCGTTCGAAACGGGCCATGTCTGGCAGCTGATGGGCTCCAGCATGCTCATCGTGCTCGGAGTCGTGCCGGCGAGCCTGATCGCCGCCACCCTCGCCGGGTTCGCGCTCGGATCGCTCCAGGTCCGGTTCGGCCGCGGTGTGCTCGTGTTCTTCATCCTGGGCCTGACGATCCCGTTCGAAGCCCTCATCATCCCGCTTTATTACCAGGCGCAGTCGCTCGGCACCGTGAACACCCCGTGGGCCGTGATCTTCCCGCTCATCGGGTTGTACATGCCGTTCGGCGTGTTCTGGATGCGGGCTCACTTCATCAATGTGCCGAGGGAGCTCTCCGAGGCGGCCCGGGTGGACGGGGCATCGCTCTGGCGCGAGTTCCGCAGCATCCAGCTCCCGCTCGCGATGCCCGCGCTCTCCGCCCTCGCGATTCTGTTGTTCATCTGGACGTGGAACCAGTTCCTGCTGCCGGTCGTGCTCATCGCCGACCCGCTGCAGCGGACGGTCGCGGGTGCGCTGACCTTCTTCCAGGGGCAGTACTCGCTCAGCATCCCGCTGCTGAACGCGGGAGCGCTGATCATCATCACGCCTGCGGTCGTGCTCTTCCTCATCTTCCAGCGGCAGTTCATCCGCGCGCTGGTGCAAGGCGCCGTCAAGGGCTGA
- a CDS encoding serine hydrolase: MTTHDDPTDQLVPFAELLDAGADEPLPVDRRARRRRRWIVAIVLLILVALPLAAGGGYAIWALTAPLPAPVMTAEKPSVSTPGPTGIAMPTEGASALSVSGADAYLGAGASGIWTSSGGDDARPLASVSKLITALVVLDASPLSGPDDPGPTITFSKADHDLYDDYYVQGATILAMPTGSSMSLRDALTAMLLPSASNYADAVSTWAFGSRSGFVAAARAWLDAHGMTGTTIVEPTGISASNTGTPGDLITLGKLAASEPTIAAITAMPSASLGDLGTVSNTNNLLGVDGITGLKTGNLGPDNYNLLYTSTLDVGIGEPLHITGVVLGVYSRSTVDSVVRAQLQSIREGFHAVQLAEEGQQIGTLSTRWGSRAALVVASTPSILTWSDTAITVDMDVSEPTTYTDGEVVGTITWTAGPNTTTADVVVSGDIEPPTEWWRLTHPGQLGGD, from the coding sequence ATGACGACGCACGACGACCCGACCGATCAGCTGGTCCCGTTCGCCGAGCTGCTCGACGCCGGCGCGGACGAGCCGCTCCCCGTCGATCGCCGGGCGCGTCGCCGGCGCCGCTGGATCGTGGCGATCGTGCTGCTGATCCTCGTGGCGCTCCCCCTCGCGGCGGGCGGCGGATACGCGATCTGGGCGTTGACTGCGCCCCTGCCCGCCCCGGTGATGACGGCGGAGAAGCCCTCGGTGTCGACGCCCGGACCGACCGGTATCGCGATGCCGACGGAGGGCGCGTCGGCGCTGAGCGTATCGGGCGCAGACGCCTACCTCGGCGCGGGAGCCAGCGGCATCTGGACCTCGAGCGGCGGTGATGACGCCCGCCCGCTGGCGAGCGTCAGCAAGCTCATCACGGCGCTCGTGGTGCTCGACGCGTCACCGCTGAGCGGGCCGGACGACCCCGGGCCCACGATCACGTTCTCGAAGGCCGACCATGACCTGTACGACGATTACTACGTGCAGGGCGCGACGATCCTCGCGATGCCGACCGGCAGTTCGATGTCGCTGCGCGATGCGCTCACCGCGATGCTGCTTCCCTCCGCGAGCAACTACGCAGACGCCGTCTCCACCTGGGCGTTCGGCTCGCGCAGCGGATTCGTCGCGGCCGCGCGCGCCTGGCTCGACGCCCACGGGATGACCGGCACCACGATCGTGGAGCCCACGGGGATCAGCGCGAGCAACACCGGCACGCCCGGCGACCTCATCACCCTCGGCAAGCTGGCCGCATCCGAGCCCACCATCGCCGCGATCACGGCGATGCCGTCCGCCTCGCTGGGAGATCTCGGCACCGTGAGCAACACCAACAACCTCTTGGGCGTCGATGGGATCACCGGCCTCAAGACGGGGAACTTGGGGCCCGACAACTACAACCTGCTGTACACGTCGACCCTGGATGTCGGAATCGGCGAGCCGCTGCACATCACCGGCGTCGTGCTCGGCGTGTATTCCCGCAGCACCGTGGACAGCGTCGTGCGTGCGCAGCTGCAGAGCATCCGTGAGGGGTTCCACGCGGTGCAGCTCGCCGAGGAGGGGCAGCAGATCGGCACCCTCTCCACCCGCTGGGGTTCACGTGCGGCGCTGGTCGTCGCCTCGACCCCCAGCATCCTGACCTGGTCGGACACCGCGATCACGGTCGACATGGACGTCTCCGAGCCCACGACGTACACCGACGGCGAGGTCGTCGGCACCATCACCTGGACCGCGGGGCCGAACACCACGACGGCCGACGTCGTCGTGTCGGGCGACATCGAGCCGCCGACCGAGTGGTGGCGGCTCACCCACCCGGGACAGCTGGGCGGCGACTAG
- a CDS encoding serine hydrolase domain-containing protein, producing the protein MIEINGHIAPGFEAIGDAFAAAFDGLPRMGGALAIRVDGRSVVDLWAGSADARIHRPWERDTPSVVFSCSKGLMSILVARLAASGQVDLDSPLAALWPEFGQHGKDAVTVGDALAHRAGVPALSRDLTTEDLLDFDRVAALLAAQEPLWKPGQAWAYHALTHGWISGEIVRRASGVAPADAFREMADLLGADAWLGLPAERAGSAAHLFVGATLQGLVAQQAAQRAPGAVDWGDRAMTLGGALPPTLVGEAEGFNTPAVQAAVIPGAGVVATARAVAAMWSATVAETDGVRLIDDDTVVAATRERTAGAPFFDAPAPWPRWGAGFQLDSEARRYLGPSSFGHDGAGGQVAFADLDSRVGFSFVTNWMEAVDDHRATRIVDALREVVA; encoded by the coding sequence ATGATCGAGATCAACGGGCACATCGCCCCGGGCTTCGAGGCGATCGGCGACGCCTTCGCGGCGGCGTTCGACGGGCTTCCGCGGATGGGGGGCGCTCTGGCGATCCGCGTGGATGGTCGCAGCGTCGTCGACCTCTGGGCCGGCTCCGCAGACGCGCGTATCCACCGGCCCTGGGAACGCGACACCCCGTCGGTGGTCTTCTCCTGCTCGAAGGGACTGATGTCGATCCTCGTCGCGCGGCTCGCCGCATCCGGACAGGTCGATCTGGACAGCCCCCTGGCCGCTCTGTGGCCGGAGTTCGGCCAGCACGGCAAGGACGCGGTGACGGTCGGTGACGCGCTGGCCCACCGCGCGGGGGTGCCGGCGCTCAGCCGGGACCTCACGACCGAGGACCTGCTCGACTTCGACCGCGTCGCCGCGCTGCTCGCGGCGCAGGAGCCGCTGTGGAAGCCCGGCCAGGCATGGGCGTACCACGCGTTGACCCACGGCTGGATCTCGGGTGAGATCGTGCGCCGTGCGAGCGGTGTCGCCCCCGCCGACGCGTTCCGCGAGATGGCCGATCTGCTCGGTGCGGATGCGTGGCTCGGGCTGCCGGCCGAGCGCGCCGGCTCGGCCGCGCACCTGTTCGTCGGTGCCACCCTCCAGGGGCTCGTGGCGCAGCAGGCCGCTCAGCGCGCACCCGGAGCCGTCGACTGGGGCGACCGCGCCATGACCCTCGGCGGCGCGTTGCCGCCCACTCTCGTCGGCGAGGCGGAGGGCTTCAACACGCCGGCGGTGCAGGCCGCCGTCATCCCGGGCGCCGGGGTCGTCGCGACGGCGCGCGCCGTCGCCGCGATGTGGTCGGCGACCGTGGCGGAGACCGACGGGGTGCGGCTGATCGATGACGACACCGTCGTGGCCGCCACGCGCGAGCGCACGGCGGGCGCGCCGTTCTTCGACGCGCCGGCGCCATGGCCGCGCTGGGGTGCCGGGTTCCAACTCGACTCCGAGGCGCGGCGCTACCTCGGACCGTCGAGCTTCGGTCACGACGGCGCGGGCGGGCAGGTCGCGTTCGCCGATCTCGACAGCAGGGTCGGATTCTCGTTCGTCACCAACTGGATGGAGGCCGTCGACGATCACCGGGCGACGCGGATCGTGGACGCGCTCCGCGAGGTCGTGGCCTAG
- a CDS encoding extracellular solute-binding protein, whose protein sequence is MITTPHRRLRRSGPVALLAITGLAAAALTACAPGAAAPAAQNDVTVSTELTSDPVELTIADETGFPVTDKLTEEFTKQHPNVTFTITRDTFQNLTANAPKLLASATPPDLIRLPTLGDTVRDGLVANLDPYFDAYGWDAWPASQLAPLRMSEDGIRGSGSLYQLGLGYSITGIYMNDKLAAQLGIDAPPQTLAELEDDMAKAKAAGILPIMAGDKDGVVNFVVQAAMNQYVDKDQFLSWMFNEPGARYDEEGNVKGAELVRKWADAGYFPSDINAIDYFTFTSRFGEGEGLFTFNGNWEAANYQKALGSDVSFFLVPPAEAGGDHVAMGAANSFSVAAGSAHLNEIVYFLNWVHTDPTARQIIVDVTGASPGGDPSLEQPKVESGSLIEDALAMSAQIGAENGQVDFMANTTAGIYAGSIIPESQLLVTSQITGKEFVDRVQAFYEKEVGGK, encoded by the coding sequence ATGATCACGACACCGCACCGCCGCCTGCGTCGCTCAGGGCCGGTCGCCCTGCTGGCGATCACCGGGCTCGCCGCAGCCGCGCTGACGGCCTGCGCCCCGGGGGCTGCCGCGCCGGCCGCCCAGAACGACGTCACCGTCTCGACCGAGCTCACCTCCGACCCGGTCGAGCTGACGATCGCCGACGAGACGGGCTTCCCGGTCACCGACAAGCTGACCGAGGAGTTCACCAAGCAGCATCCGAACGTGACCTTCACCATCACCCGTGACACGTTCCAGAACCTGACGGCCAACGCCCCCAAGCTGCTCGCGAGTGCGACACCGCCCGACCTCATCCGCCTCCCCACCCTGGGCGACACGGTGCGCGACGGTCTCGTCGCCAATCTCGACCCGTACTTCGACGCCTACGGCTGGGATGCGTGGCCCGCCTCGCAGCTCGCGCCGCTGCGGATGAGCGAAGACGGCATCCGCGGCTCGGGTTCGCTGTACCAGCTCGGGCTCGGCTACAGCATCACCGGCATCTACATGAACGACAAGCTCGCCGCCCAGCTCGGGATCGACGCACCGCCGCAGACGCTCGCCGAGCTCGAGGACGACATGGCCAAGGCCAAGGCCGCCGGCATCCTGCCGATCATGGCCGGCGACAAGGACGGCGTCGTCAACTTCGTCGTCCAGGCGGCGATGAACCAGTACGTCGACAAGGACCAGTTCCTGTCGTGGATGTTCAACGAGCCGGGCGCCCGCTACGACGAAGAGGGCAACGTGAAGGGCGCCGAGCTCGTGCGCAAGTGGGCGGATGCGGGCTACTTCCCGTCCGACATCAACGCGATCGACTACTTCACCTTCACGAGCCGGTTCGGTGAGGGCGAGGGCCTGTTCACTTTCAACGGCAACTGGGAGGCGGCGAACTACCAGAAGGCGCTCGGCTCCGATGTGTCCTTCTTCCTCGTCCCGCCGGCCGAGGCCGGCGGCGACCACGTCGCGATGGGCGCGGCGAACTCGTTCTCCGTGGCGGCAGGGTCGGCGCACCTGAACGAGATCGTCTACTTCCTCAACTGGGTGCACACCGACCCCACCGCGCGCCAGATCATCGTCGATGTCACCGGTGCCTCGCCCGGCGGTGACCCCTCGCTCGAGCAGCCCAAGGTCGAGTCCGGCTCCCTCATCGAGGATGCGCTCGCGATGTCCGCACAGATCGGCGCCGAGAACGGCCAGGTCGACTTCATGGCGAACACGACCGCCGGCATCTACGCCGGATCGATCATCCCCGAGTCCCAGCTGCTGGTGACGAGCCAGATCACGGGCAAGGAGTTCGTGGACCGCGTTCAGGCGTTCTACGAGAAGGAGGTCGGCGGCAAATGA
- a CDS encoding sugar ABC transporter permease: MTDRAVAAVAAPRPDGKAAATTAPPRRAAAKAAARRGTLAGWLLLVPALAAYVSFVVWPLIQGVQYSFYDWNGIGVARWVGVDNYLTVFTDPDLLGAIRNAFVLIAFFTIIPVGAGLVLATLIRGLRSKAFAASAQTVLFLPQIIPLAAAGIAWSWMYAQTGAVNQILGWLGLGWITRPWLADYGTALPAVGLIGSWVLTGLCTVLLLTGLGKIDVSLYEAVRLDGAGWWREFFTITLPGLRQEIAVLVTVTVIAALSSFDIIYTSTQGGPGRATLVPGLSIFRIGFTQSDVGLASAFGIVLMVLVLVVVLPIQRLSRASDA, translated from the coding sequence ATGACCGACCGTGCGGTCGCCGCTGTGGCGGCACCCCGACCCGACGGCAAAGCCGCGGCGACGACCGCACCCCCGCGCCGGGCCGCCGCCAAGGCGGCCGCCCGGCGCGGGACCCTCGCCGGTTGGCTCCTGCTGGTTCCGGCGCTGGCGGCTTACGTGTCGTTCGTCGTCTGGCCCCTCATCCAGGGGGTGCAGTACTCGTTCTACGACTGGAACGGCATCGGCGTCGCCCGCTGGGTGGGCGTGGACAACTACCTCACCGTCTTCACGGACCCCGACCTGCTCGGTGCCATCCGCAACGCCTTCGTGCTGATCGCGTTCTTCACGATCATCCCCGTGGGTGCGGGGCTCGTGCTCGCGACCCTCATCCGCGGACTGCGCTCCAAGGCATTCGCCGCTTCGGCGCAGACAGTGCTCTTCCTGCCGCAGATCATCCCGCTCGCCGCGGCGGGTATCGCCTGGTCGTGGATGTACGCGCAGACCGGCGCCGTGAACCAGATCCTGGGATGGCTGGGCCTCGGGTGGATCACCCGCCCCTGGCTCGCCGACTACGGCACCGCTCTTCCCGCTGTCGGTCTCATCGGATCCTGGGTGCTGACCGGGCTGTGCACCGTGCTGCTGCTCACCGGCCTGGGCAAGATCGACGTCTCGCTCTACGAAGCGGTCCGGCTCGACGGGGCCGGGTGGTGGCGCGAGTTCTTCACCATCACCCTCCCGGGGCTGCGCCAGGAGATCGCCGTTCTCGTGACCGTCACGGTCATCGCCGCGCTGTCCAGCTTCGACATCATCTACACCTCGACGCAGGGCGGGCCGGGCCGGGCCACCCTCGTGCCGGGCCTGTCCATCTTCCGCATCGGGTTCACCCAGAGCGACGTCGGTCTCGCATCCGCCTTCGGCATCGTGCTGATGGTGCTGGTGCTGGTCGTCGTCCTGCCCATCCAACGACTCTCGAGAGCGAGCGACGCGTGA
- a CDS encoding glycosyl hydrolase family 32, with amino-acid sequence MTFTLPDHWVWDFWFARDGDTHHMYYLQAPTSLGDPDLRHRNATIGHATSTDLRTWAVHGTVLRPSGGETPDATATWTGSVVREAHTWRMFYTGSRFLDPAAQTNVETVLAASASEPGAWTKDASVVVAADPRWYETLGDGTWHEQAWRDPWVFADPAGDGWHMLVTARALGDGDRDTGVIGHARSDDLSHWQVCPPLSVAGAGFAHLEVPQLVQIDGRWALIFSCDSAHLAGARSGARGGIWAVALDDPLGPYPVERAVLVASEKLYSGRITQDAAGRDVMLAFENIGTDGAFVGALSDPLPVRWENDRLIVEETAA; translated from the coding sequence GTGACGTTCACGCTGCCCGACCACTGGGTCTGGGACTTCTGGTTCGCCCGCGACGGCGACACCCACCACATGTACTACCTGCAGGCGCCGACCTCGCTCGGCGATCCGGATCTGCGCCACCGCAATGCGACGATCGGTCACGCCACCTCCACCGACCTGCGCACCTGGGCCGTGCACGGCACGGTGCTGCGGCCATCGGGCGGGGAGACGCCGGACGCGACGGCCACGTGGACGGGCAGCGTCGTCCGCGAGGCGCACACATGGCGCATGTTCTACACGGGTTCGCGCTTCCTCGATCCCGCGGCGCAGACGAACGTGGAGACGGTTCTGGCCGCATCCGCGTCGGAGCCGGGCGCATGGACGAAGGACGCCTCGGTCGTCGTCGCTGCGGATCCGCGATGGTACGAGACGCTCGGCGACGGTACCTGGCACGAACAGGCGTGGCGCGACCCCTGGGTCTTCGCCGATCCCGCCGGGGACGGATGGCACATGCTCGTCACCGCGCGCGCCCTGGGCGATGGCGACCGCGACACCGGGGTGATCGGCCACGCCCGCTCGGATGACCTGTCGCACTGGCAGGTGTGTCCGCCGCTCAGCGTCGCGGGCGCGGGCTTCGCGCACCTCGAAGTCCCGCAGCTCGTGCAGATCGACGGCCGATGGGCGCTCATCTTCTCGTGCGATTCCGCACACCTGGCCGGTGCGCGCAGCGGTGCGCGGGGCGGGATCTGGGCGGTGGCCCTCGACGATCCGCTCGGGCCCTACCCGGTGGAGCGGGCCGTGCTCGTCGCGAGCGAGAAGCTCTACAGCGGCCGCATCACGCAGGATGCGGCCGGGCGCGACGTGATGCTCGCGTTCGAGAACATCGGCACGGACGGCGCCTTCGTGGGCGCTCTGTCCGATCCGCTTCCGGTGCGCTGGGAGAACGACCGTCTCATCGTGGAGGAGACCGCAGCATGA
- a CDS encoding DUF5996 family protein, translated as MLEARLPYDHWQPTKETLHRFVQLVGKLRLARSVRRNHWWNVPFHLTGTGITTRPMGTDPAFAVDFDFIDHRLEVATSDGVRTSFSLPGLSVADFHAHVVRALEGAGIDTTPILAATPFDLPDAARPFRDDTEHDAYDPASVTAYWRLLSDAGLVLEEFCGRFSGKTSPVHHFWHTFDIAATRFSDTVVPHTDQADSVTREAYSREVVSSGFWFGDASVPEPAFYSYTSPEPAGIAQRPLPDGAQWLDRGTSHLAVYPLARAQETGDAQQAALDFFEAAYRAGAELAGWDIARYACIDGVTDPLRAAVRG; from the coding sequence ATGCTCGAGGCGCGTCTGCCCTACGACCACTGGCAGCCGACGAAAGAGACTCTGCACCGTTTCGTGCAGCTCGTCGGCAAACTGCGACTCGCGCGTAGCGTGCGACGCAACCATTGGTGGAACGTCCCGTTCCACCTCACCGGCACCGGGATCACGACGCGTCCGATGGGCACGGACCCGGCCTTCGCGGTCGACTTCGACTTCATCGATCACCGCCTGGAAGTGGCGACGAGCGATGGCGTGCGCACGTCGTTCTCGTTGCCGGGGCTCTCCGTCGCAGACTTCCACGCTCACGTCGTCCGGGCCCTCGAGGGCGCCGGCATCGACACCACGCCGATCCTCGCGGCGACGCCGTTCGACCTGCCCGACGCCGCTCGCCCGTTCCGCGACGACACCGAGCACGACGCGTACGACCCCGCATCCGTCACGGCATACTGGCGGCTGCTGTCGGATGCCGGTCTCGTGCTCGAGGAGTTCTGCGGTCGTTTCAGCGGCAAGACGAGTCCCGTGCATCACTTCTGGCACACGTTCGACATCGCCGCGACGCGCTTCTCCGACACCGTCGTGCCGCACACCGACCAGGCCGACAGCGTCACTCGCGAGGCATACTCGCGAGAGGTGGTCTCGTCGGGCTTCTGGTTCGGCGATGCGAGCGTGCCGGAGCCCGCGTTCTACTCCTACACGTCACCGGAGCCGGCGGGCATCGCCCAGCGCCCGCTCCCGGACGGAGCGCAGTGGCTGGACCGCGGCACCTCGCACCTCGCCGTGTATCCGCTCGCGCGCGCCCAGGAGACGGGTGACGCGCAACAGGCCGCGCTCGACTTCTTCGAGGCCGCGTATCGCGCCGGCGCGGAGCTGGCCGGGTGGGACATCGCGCGCTACGCCTGCATCGACGGCGTGACCGACCCGTTGCGCGCCGCCGTCCGCGGCTGA